The proteins below are encoded in one region of Xenopus laevis strain J_2021 chromosome 8L, Xenopus_laevis_v10.1, whole genome shotgun sequence:
- the LOC108699066 gene encoding uncharacterized protein LOC108699066 isoform X5 produces MYSLDLLLEAALLCLSGSGLVSRSIEWVRVSSDIKLCSLRCDEDGIYTLDRDSSLPILDFACSDNSTNIYSDYQQRLSLNVSAGCCTITNAQSSDTGTYELSFYGKTKKKILVGATKYQVIEPVSVTNITTNRSGENVSLSVSYSGEETTVLWTWNGGALPERHQLSDSNKTLTVPSTDTGTFTVLVSNPVSHTSTHYNLTLPGK; encoded by the exons ATGTATTCCCTGGATCTGCTGCTGGAAGCGG CTCTCCTGTGCCTCTCTGGATCTGGTCTGGTATCCAGAAGCATTGAGTGGGTGAGGGTATCATCAGATATAAAGTTGTGCAGCCTCCGCTGTGATGAGGACGGGATTTACACCCTTGATCGGGATTCTTCTCTCCCCATCCTGGATTTTGCCTGTTCTGACAACTCTACCAACATCTACAGTGATTACCAACAGCGACTTTCCCTGAATGTTTCCGCCGGCTGCTGCACCATCACCAACGCTCAGTCATCCGACACCGGCACCTATGAACTCAGTTTCTatggaaaaacaaagaaaaagatacTTGTGGGCGCAACAAAATATCAGGTTATTG AGCCAGTCTCTGTGACCAACATAACGACCAACCGCAGTGGAGAGAATGTGAGTCTGAGTGTTTCCTACAGTGGGGAAGAGACCACAGTTCTGTGGACATGGAACGGAGGAGCCCTGCCTGAGAGACACCAGCTGA GTGACAGTAACAAGACTCTCACTGTACCCAGTACTGACACTGGCACATTCACTGTCCTTGTCTCCAACCCAGTCAGTCACACCAGCACTCACTATAACCTCACACTCCCAGGTAAGTGA
- the LOC108699066 gene encoding uncharacterized protein LOC108699066 isoform X3, with amino-acid sequence MYSLDLLLEAALLCLSGSGLVSRSIEWVRVSSDIKLCSLRCDEDGIYTLDRDSSLPILDFACSDNSTNIYSDYQQRLSLNVSAGCCTITNAQSSDTGTYELSFYGKTKKKILVGATKYQVIEPVSVTNITTNRSGENVSLSVSYSGEETTVLWTWNGGALPERHQLSDSNKTLTVPSTDTGTFTVLVSNPVSHTSTHYNLTLPGK; translated from the exons ATGTATTCCCTGGATCTGCTGCTGGAAGCGG CTCTCCTGTGCCTCTCTGGATCTGGTCTGGTATCCAGAAGCATTGAGTGGGTGAGGGTATCATCAGATATAAAGTTGTGCAGCCTCCGCTGTGATGAGGACGGGATTTACACCCTTGATCGGGATTCTTCTCTCCCCATCCTGGATTTTGCCTGTTCTGACAACTCTACCAACATCTACAGTGATTACCAACAGCGACTTTCCCTGAATGTTTCCGCCGGCTGCTGCACCATCACCAACGCTCAGTCATCCGACACCGGCACCTATGAACTCAGTTTCTatggaaaaacaaagaaaaagatacTTGTGGGCGCAACAAAATATCAGGTTATTG AGCCAGTCTCTGTGACCAACATAACGACCAACCGCAGTGGAGAGAATGTGAGTCTGAGTGTTTCCTACAGTGGGGAAGAGACCACAGTTCTGTGGACATGGAACGGAGGAGCCCTGCCTGAGAGACACCAGCTGAGTGACAGTAACAAGACTCTCACTGTACCCAGTACTGACACTGGCACATTCACTGTCCTTGTCTCCAACCCAGTCAGTCACACCAGCACTCACTATAACCTCACACTCCCAGGTAAGTGA
- the LOC108699066 gene encoding uncharacterized protein LOC108699066 isoform X4 translates to MYSLDLLLEAALLCLSGSGLVSRSIEWVRVSSDIKLCSLRCDEDGIYTLDRDSSLPILDFACSDNSTNIYSDYQQRLSLNVSAGCCTITNAQSSDTGTYELSFYGKTKKKILVGATKYQVIEPVSVTNITTNRSGENVSLSVSYSGEETTVLWTWNGGALPERHQLSDSNKTLTVPSTDTGTFTVLVSNPVSHTSTHYNLTLPGK, encoded by the exons CTCTCCTGTGCCTCTCTGGATCTGGTCTGGTATCCAGAAGCATTGAGTGGGTGAGGGTATCATCAGATATAAAGTTGTGCAGCCTCCGCTGTGATGAGGACGGGATTTACACCCTTGATCGGGATTCTTCTCTCCCCATCCTGGATTTTGCCTGTTCTGACAACTCTACCAACATCTACAGTGATTACCAACAGCGACTTTCCCTGAATGTTTCCGCCGGCTGCTGCACCATCACCAACGCTCAGTCATCCGACACCGGCACCTATGAACTCAGTTTCTatggaaaaacaaagaaaaagatacTTGTGGGCGCAACAAAATATCAGGTTATTG AGCCAGTCTCTGTGACCAACATAACGACCAACCGCAGTGGAGAGAATGTGAGTCTGAGTGTTTCCTACAGTGGGGAAGAGACCACAGTTCTGTGGACATGGAACGGAGGAGCCCTGCCTGAGAGACACCAGCTGAGTGACAGTAACAAGACTCTCACTGTACCCAGTACTGACACTGGCACATTCACTGTCCTTGTCTCCAACCCAGTCAGTCACACCAGCACTCACTATAACCTCACACTCCCAGGTAAGTGA